A single window of Culicoides brevitarsis isolate CSIRO-B50_1 chromosome 3, AGI_CSIRO_Cbre_v1, whole genome shotgun sequence DNA harbors:
- the LOC134833725 gene encoding putative gustatory receptor 2a — MVPLKFFPEETSSICTYFKIFGFFPHASSRATQTFLYITSFLSILLGPIIILNLLLYIRETEHESNIDITAEYFMLVGYVVGQLITNCQALLTKKVQRKIFKIFNGIDYLILRLDNLRDYTSDRSWMIFKMAVISVISVAVPIVQLLMSKNLDVEKIISLLIFLPLLRLRCAQFIFYTDSVKIKLSALNEYISKINLKNSEAERTVVTSDYFNEKKSVDYFLGRMYVMKSIHSKIWKVASTINDCFGLSLLFIISHCFATLTVEAYWCYFSFFGNNPISKAIDSLSTAIPDIFILIFIANSCSGCSDLCTTINSSIHKIENNYEDFRFNAMINDFASQVFQLKVTYTANGFFTIDYSLLGSMVIAIIGYMVILVQFHQEI; from the exons atggttcctttaaaattctttcccGAAGAAACCTCCTCAATTTGTAcctatttcaaaattttcggcTTTTTTCCTCATGCCTCTTCTCGCGCTACTCAAACTTTCCTTTACATAACTTCTTTCCTTTCCATCCTTCTTGGACCCATCATTATCCTCAACCTCCTCTTGTACATCCGTGAAACCGAACACGAAAGTAACATCGACATAACCGCGGAATACTTCATGTTAGTTGGATACGTCGTTGGTCAACTAATCACAAATTGTCAAGCTCTCTTAACAAAAAAGGTTCAACGAaagatctttaaaattttcaacgggATCGATTACCTGATCTTACGTTTGGATAACTTACGGGACTATACCTCAGATCGATCTTGGATGATCTTCAAGATGGCGGTGATCTCAGTGATCAGTGTTGCTGTTCCAATTGTTCAACTTTTGATGTCAAAAAATCTGGAtgttgagaaaattatttcgcTTCTGATCTTTTTGCCTCTTTTGAGGTTGAGATGCgctcaattcattttttacacaGATAGCGTCAAGATCAAATTAAGTGCTTTGAATGAATATATTTCGAAGATCAATTTGAAGAACTCGGAAGCTGAAAGAACTGTCGTTACTTCGGATTACTTCAACGAGAAAAAGTCTGTGGATTATTTCTTGGGAAGGATGTACGTTATGAAGAGTATTCattcgaaaatttggaaaGTAGCTTCGACCATCAATGATTGCTTTGGGTTATCTTtacttttcatcatttcacATTGCTTTGCGACTTTAACTGTTGAAGCTTATTGGTgttatttttcgttctttgGCAATAATCCTATCAGCAAAGCGATtg ACTCTTTAAGTACTGCGATCCCGgatatttttatcttgatCTTCATTGCTAATTCTTGTAGCGGTTGCAGTGATTTA tgTACGACAATCAACTCGAGCATCCACAAAATCGAGAACAATTACGAAGATTTTCGTTTCAACGCAATG ATAAATGATTTTGCATCTCAAGTATTTCAACTGAAAGTTACGTACACGGCAAATGGCTTCTTTACAATTGATTATTCGCTTTTAGGTTCG ATGGTTATTGCTATAATTGg gtatatGGTTATTTTGGTGCAATTTCAtcaggaaatttaa